The Camelina sativa cultivar DH55 chromosome 14, Cs, whole genome shotgun sequence genome includes a window with the following:
- the LOC104741167 gene encoding uncharacterized protein LOC104741167, which produces MELFTKGNNVKLRSHLDKFLVADDDQETIRQSRKGDTRRAVWTVEQVVDKPNLIRLRSSHGTYLTASNKPLLLGMTGEKVTQTTSLNKLMDWQTQWEPERDGFQVKLKSWCGKWMRANGGTPPWRNSVTHDEPHTSKTKNWLIWDVINVDGSDLETMSDGDDESSVSSPVSGFGSQPGSPVSVG; this is translated from the coding sequence atgGAGTTGTTCACAAAAGGTAACAACGTTAAGCTACGAAGCCACCTAGATAAGTTTCTAGTCGCCGACGATGACCAAGAAACCATCCGTCAAAGCCGTAAAGGAGATACACGGCGAGCCGTTTGGACGGTGGAGCAAGTCGTCGATAAACCTAATCTGATAAGGCTGAGGAGTAGCCACGGTACGTACTTAACTGCGAGTAACAAACCGTTGCTGTTAGGTATGACCGGTGAGAAGGTGACTCAGACGACGTCACTTAACAAGCTGATGGATTGGCAAACGCAGTGGGAACCGGAGAGAGATGGGTTTCAGGTGAAGCTCAAGTCGTGGTGCGGCAAGTGGATGAGGGCTAACGGTGGAACGCCGCCGTGGAGAAACTCTGTTACTCACGACGAGCCTCATACGTCGAAGACCAAGAACTGGTTGATCTGGGATGTTATAAACGTTGATGGTTCTGATCTTGAAACCATGTCTGATGGAGATGATGagagctctgtttcttctccggTTTCCGGATTCGGGTCACAACCCGGGTCGCCCGTTTCTGTCGGTTAA